DNA from Flavobacteriales bacterium:
GTGCGATCACCGTGTCCGAGAGTGAATGGAGTATCGTGCCCTTCGCGGGTCACATATTCCGCCGATACTGCCCCCCCACCTCAAACATTGCAGCAGTTAACTGACCCAGGCTGCAATACTTGGTCGCTTCCATCAAGACCGCAAACATGTTCTCGTTCTTGATCGCAGCCTCTTGAAGCTTCCGAGTGCGGCTTTCCCTTCAGCCTCATAAGCCTTCTGCACGTTCTCCACGGTGCGGATCTGCGCTTCCTTCTCCTCTTCCGTAGCACGGATCACTTCCTTCGGGAGAACGGTCGGCGATCCTTTGCTCGACAAGAACGTGTTCACCCCAATGATCGGATACTCACCCGTGTGCTTCAGGGTCTCGTAGTACAAGCTCTCTTCCTGGATCCTTGAGCGCTGGTACATGGTCTCCATGGCGCCCAGCACGCCGCCGCGCTCGGTGATGCGGTCGAACTCGCTGAGCACGGCCTCTTCCACCAGGTCGGTGAGCTCCTCGATGATGAAGCTGCCCTCGCGCGTTCCCTTGCTTTGATCACACTACGATGTACCGCTCTTGCAAATACGTTAGCCACTTATCGAAATCGGGTGATGGCGAATGCTCCTGGCAGATATCAAGAAATCGTTCATAAGTAAGCGTCATGAACCTGCCGTCCGGTGCGGCTAGGAAGGACTTGTAGCCTGTGCAAGCGTCGTCCATGTGCTTATTGCCTTTCGGGAACAAGGTGAGCGAGGTAGCGTGGGCAAATCGCTCAGGATGCTTGAGCAGAATGCTCTCCGCGAGTAGGTGGTTCCGCCAGATCTGCCGGTAATCGTCTGTGATCACCTGTGTTTCGCATCCCGGCTTGAATATCCCACAGGCAGCCATGACCTTGAAGTAAATAGAGGCTCGGTCATTCACAGTTCGCTCTTCCGTGGAGCCATGCTTCAATTTGTAGGCGCGTTCGGTGTACTTCACCTCAATCCCGATAAGCCCCCGCCGACCTTCCTTATCAGTGCTTTCGGTATATGCATCGAAAGATGTACCATCATTCAAATACTCTGAACGTGGCGACGGCGCAAACTCGATGCGAATCGGATCGACAGTGCTCAAGGGTTCTCCAAGCAAGTCTGAGAAAACCTGCAGGCGATACTTATCGTCCAAGTTCAGGGGCCAGAGCATGTTCAACGGAATGTGCTCGCTCCGAAGCATGTTCCCATAGACCTTCTCGCTCGTTATCGGATAACGCTTCCTAGCGGCTTCCAAGATGCCTAACTCGGGATAGAAGTTGCATCCTGCATCCGCGTCGCATGGCGTTAGGAAGTTGCCGTAGTTCTTCGTCTTACTCCATCCGTGTGGCAATTTCAACCGCTCTGCACGGAATCTTGATTGATGAAGGCGCGCCTTCTTCAGGAATTCGGACTTATCGAGTCCGTCATCCCCGCTGTATTGTGGTCCGATACCGTAACTCATCACATATTCCTTCTGTACTGTCCGCCGACTTCGAACATGGCCGCAGTGAGTTGACCGAGACTACAGTACTTGGTGGCTTCCATCAACACTTCGAACATGTTCTCATTCTTGATCGCAGCTTGCTGGAGGTCTTTGATGGCTTTGGCCGCCTCATCCGCATAAGCAGTTCGGAGATTCTCGACGGTCGCTATCTGGGCTTCTTTCTCCTCTTCCGTAGCTCTGATGACCTCTTTCGGCAAGATCGTCGGTGATCCTTTGCTCGACAGGAAGGTATTCACCCCGATGATGGGATACTCACCCGTGTGCTTCAAGGTCTCGTAGTACAAGCTTTCCTCCTGGATGCGGCTGCGCTGGTACATCGTTTCCATCGCACCCAAGACCCCACCACGTTCCGTGATCCGATCGAACTCCGTCAACACCGCTTCCTCGACGAGATCCGTCAATTCTTCGATGATGAAGCTGCCCTGCAACGGGTTCTCGTTCTTGGCCAGGCCGAGCTCGCGGTTGATGATGAGCTGGATGGCCATGGCGCGGCGCACGCTTTCCTCGGTGGGCGTGGTGATGGCCTCGTCGTAGGCGTTGGTGTGCAGGCTGTTGCAGTTGTCGTAGATGGCGTACAGCGCCTGCAACGTGGTGCGGATGTCGTTGAAGTCGATCTCCTGCGCGTGCAGGCTGCGGCCGCTGGTCTGGATGTGGTACTTGAGCATCTGGCTGCGCTCGTCGGCGCCGTAGCGGTGCTTGAGCGCCTTGGCCCAGAGGCGACGCGCCACGCGGCCCATCACGGCGTACTCGGGGTCCATCCCGTTGCTGAAGAAGAAGCTCAGGTTGGGCGCGAAGGCGTTGATGTCCATGCCCCGGCTGAGGTAGTACTCCACGTAGGTGAAGCCGTTGGCCAGCGTGAACGCGAGCTGCGAAATGGGGTTGGCGCCGGCCTCCGCGATGTGGTAGCCGCTGATGCTGACGCTGTAGAAGTTGCGGACCTTTTGGTCGATGAAGTACTGCTGAACGTCGCCCATCAAACGCAGCGCGAACTCGGTGCTGAAGATGCAGGTGTTCTGCGCCTGGTCCTCTTTGAGGATGTCGGCCTGCACGGTGCCGCGGACGCTCTGCAGGGTCTCCGCCTTGATCTTCTCGTAGACGTCTTTCGGGAGGACTTGGTCGCCGGTGATGCCGAGCAACAACAATCCTAGGCCATCATTGCCCGCAGGTATTTCTCCGTGGTAGCGCGGTCGAGGTGAATGGTGAATGGGAGTTGGTGAATGGGAAGAGCCCTTCCCTCCATTCGCCATTGACCATTCGCCATTCGCCTTCTCCAACTTCTCCCAGCGCTCCTTGATCTTCTTCTCCACCTCGGCCTCCAACCCGTGCTCACGGATGTACTTCTCACAGTTCTGGTCGATCGCGGCGTTCATGAAGAAGCCGAGGAGCATGGGCGCGGGACCGTTGATGGTCATGCTCACGCTGGTGTTGGGCGCGGTGAGGTCGAAGCCGCTGTAGAGCTTCTTGGCATCGTCCAGGCAGCAGATGCTCACACCGCTGTTGCCCACCTTGCCGTAGATGTCGGGCCTGCGACCGGGATCGTGGCCGTAGAGCGTCACGCTGTCGAACGCGGTGCTGAGGCGCTTGGCGGGCATGCCCTGGCTCACGTAGTGGAAGCGCTTGTTGGTGCGCTCCGGACCGCCCTCGCCGGCGAACATGCGCGCGGGGTCCTCGCCCTGGCGCTTGAAGGGATAGATGCCCGCGGTGTAGGGGTACGACCCCGGGGTGTTCTCCTGCATGGCCCAGCGCACCTTGTCGCCCCAGCTGCGGAACTTGGGCAGCGCCACCTTCGGGATCTTCAGGTGACTGAGGCTCTCGGTGTGGTTGGGCACCTTGATCTCCTTGCCGCGGACGGAGTAGGTGTA
Protein-coding regions in this window:
- a CDS encoding methylmalonyl-CoA mutase family protein — its product is MQAPPYQPKNKIRVVTAASLFDGHDAAINIMRRIIQSTGAEVIHLGHDRSVEDVVNTAIQEDAHAIAMTSYQGGHVEYFKYMFDLLKEKGAGHIKIFGGGGGTILPSEIEELHAYGITRLYHPDDGRAMGLQGMINDMLEKADFDLSDKVNGEAKKLTPQNWPAIAKLISTAENHPEVFAKIADEIHKQAEANKAPVLGITGTGGAGKSSMVDELIRRFILDQSGSSPDQGKTIGVISVDPSKRKTGGALLGDRIRMNSIRGERVYMRSLATRQSNLALSKHVKEAVSVLKAAGFDLIILETSGIGQSDTEILDHSDVSLYIMTPEFGAATQLEKIDMLDFADVVAINKFDKRGALDALRDVKKQYKRNHQLWDADDDTLPVVGTIASQFNDPGTNTLYARLMTKIAEKTGVDFKSTFHGMDEMSEKVWIIPPAKSRYLSEISENNRRYDDRVTKQARIADQLYGLYSSILTLGGPDVLHGVVSDESRVASAASDGTLATRHSPLVTELVKKFEDIRKDLDPHLWSMLQNWKKEEEKYSGEFYTYSVRGKEIKVPNHTESLSHLKIPKVALPKFRSWGDKVRWAMQENTPGSYPYTAGIYPFKRQGEDPARMFAGEGGPERTNKRFHYVSQGMPAKRLSTAFDSVTLYGHDPGRRPDIYGKVGNSGVSICCLDDAKKLYSGFDLTAPNTSVSMTINGPAPMLLGFFMNAAIDQNCEKYIREHGLEAEVEKKIKERWEKLEKANGEWSMANGGKGSSHSPTPIHHSPRPRYHGEIPAGNDGLGLLLLGITGDQVLPKDVYEKIKAETLQSVRGTVQADILKEDQAQNTCIFSTEFALRLMGDVQQYFIDQKVRNFYSVSISGYHIAEAGANPISQLAFTLANGFTYVEYYLSRGMDINAFAPNLSFFFSNGMDPEYAVMGRVARRLWAKALKHRYGADERSQMLKYHIQTSGRSLHAQEIDFNDIRTTLQALYAIYDNCNSLHTNAYDEAITTPTEESVRRAMAIQLIINRELGLAKNENPLQGSFIIEELTDLVEEAVLTEFDRITERGGVLGAMETMYQRSRIQEESLYYETLKHTGEYPIIGVNTFLSSKGSPTILPKEVIRATEEEKEAQIATVENLRTAYADEAAKAIKDLQQAAIKNENMFEVLMEATKYCSLGQLTAAMFEVGGQYRRNM